In Salvelinus sp. IW2-2015 unplaced genomic scaffold, ASM291031v2 Un_scaffold16593, whole genome shotgun sequence, the following proteins share a genomic window:
- the LOC111958965 gene encoding suppressor of tumorigenicity 14 protein homolog, protein MNSARFEYEGQNGRHEQVTFLDNKEKMSSKKKTGVIVGVLIALLVLAAVTGILIWLFVIKGRESAATISMKRVPAQRVYSGHMKLDNVPYNQNLEDPTSTEFNKLADDLEEILKINYKQVEFLSKYYTTSVVTAFSEGVLAYYWTQFDIPATDLEMLPEFSEERVLEVLWNGIREQGKRSGQSLRISQVTASRTDPRMARNPRADYECFFRLEANTLVQSFQSPGFPDQYPAQSRCQWQIRAPEQNAISVRFSXFHIEDDCSDEFVSIYDSLSPDESQAITHKCGQRPPSNPLEVVSSSNIMLINLVTDSAVQRPGFSAEYSIIPLTTSKSCGGVLSDAQGNFSSPHYPSFYPPALDCKWTIEVPAGKQVRVKFTMFRMKEPRVDVRVCHKDYIEVMDTKYCGEMSSLALTSTTSSLVVMFHSDESFTDKGFQAQYNTYDPSNPCPNQFACGSGFCIKKELHCDGWNDCGDMSDEMNCKCEKDQFACDNGMCKPKYWVCDRVNDCGDESDEKHCSCAKNEWRCGDGTCLPQDVVCDTKTDCVDGSDEASCTVSPGICSDFSFKCKNEACVNKVNAECDRVKDCTDESDEEGCDCGIRPYKLNRIVGGENAQLGEWPWQVSLHFQTRGHVCGASIISNRWLLSAAHCFKTISPENHVASNWQTYSGMQDQYKQDTVQRSLVKTIITHPDYNQMTYDYDIALLELSQPLEFTNTIHPICLPARSHLFPAGMSCWVTGWGTLREGGAIARLLQKAEVKIINDTVCNVVTEGQVTSRMLCSGFLSGGVDACQGDSGGPLVCFEESGMWFQAGIVSWGEGCARRNKPGVYSRVTKLRDWIRKNTGV, encoded by the exons GGGCAGAACGGGCGGCATGAGCAGGTCACCTTCCTGGATAACAAAGAGAAGATGTCATCGAAGAAGAAGACTGGAGTGATAGTGGGAGTCCTCATCGCTCTGCTTGTCTTGGCAGCCGTGACAGGAATCCTCATCTGGCTCTTTGTTA TCAAAGGCAGGGAGTCTGCGGCCACCATAAGTATGAAGCGTGTCCCAGCTCAGCGGGTGTATAGCGGGCACATGAAGCTGGACAATGTGCCCTACAACCAGAATCTGGAGGACCCCACCAGCACAGAATTCAACAAGCTGGCAGACGACCTGGAAGAGATA CTTAAGATCAACTACAAACAAGTTGAGTTCCTCTCCAAGTACTACACCACATCTGTGGTGACGGCCTTCAG tgaggGGGTGCTGGCCTACTACTGGACKCAGTTTGACATCCCGGCAACGGACCTGGAGATGCTGCCAGAGTTCTCTGAGGAGCGGGTCCTGGAGGTACTGTGGAATGGCATCAGGGAGCAGGGCAAACGCTCCGGCCAGAGCCTCCGCATCAGCCAAGTCACTGCCTCAC gCACAGACCCCAGGATGGCCCGGAACCCCAGAGCCG ATTACGAGTGTTTCTTCCGGTTGGAGGCTAACACCTTAGTTCAGAGCTTCCAGTCTCCAGGCTTTCCAGATCAGTACCCGGCCCAGTCCCGCTGCCAGTGGCAGATCAGAGCCCCGGAACAGAACGCCATCTCAGTCCGCTTCTCCKACTTTCACATAGAGGACGACTGCTCRGATGARTTTGTGTCCATCTACGACTCCCTCAGCCCGGATGAGTCCCAGGCCATCACTCA CAAGTGTGGTCAGAGGCCTCCCAGCAATCCCCTGGAGGTGGTGTCGTCCAGTAACATCATGCTCATCAACCTTGTTACTGACAGCGCTGTCCAGAGGCCTGGCTTCAGTGCAGAGTACTCAATCATCCCCCTAACAACAT CCAAAAGTTGTGGAGGAGTCCTGAGTGATGCTCAGGGGAACTTCAGCTCTCCCCATTACCCCAGCTTCTATCCCCCAGCCCTGGACTGCAAGTGGACCATCGAG GTCCCTGCAGGGAAGCAGGTACGTGTCAAGTTCACCATGTTCCGTATGAAGGAGCCGAGAGTGGACGTCAGGGTGTGTCACAAAGACTACATAGAGGTCATGGACACCAA ATACTGTGGGGAGATGTCTTCTCTGGCCCTTACCAGTACCACCAGCTCTCTGGTTGTGATGTTCCACTCTGACGAGTCCTTCACAGACAAAGGCTTCCAGGCTCAGTACAACACATACGATCCTTCCAACC CTTGCCCCAACCAGTTTGCCTGTGGCTCTGGGTTCTGTATCAAGAAGGAGCTGCATTGTGATGGCTGGAACGACTGTGGGGACATGAGTGATGAAATGAACTGCA aatgtgaaaagGACCAGTTTGCCTGTGACAACGGGATGTGCAAGCCCAAGTACTGGGTGTGTGACCGTGTCAATGACTGCGGTGACGAGAGTGATGAGAAGCACTGCA GCTGTGCTAAGAATGAGTGGAGGTGTGGTGACGGGACTTGTTTGCCTCAGGATGTGGTGTGTGACACTAAGACGGACTGTGTGGACGGGAGTGACGAGGCTTCCTGTACCGTCT ctCCTGGTATCTGCTCTGACTTCAGCTTTAAGTGTAAGAACGAGGCGTGTGTGAACAAGGTGAACGCTGAGTGTGACCGGGTCAAAGACTGCACCGACGAATCAGACGAGGAGGGCTGCG ACTGTGGCATCCGGCCATATAAGCTTAACCGTATTGTGGGCGGGGAGAATGCGCAGCTGGGGGAGTGGCCCTGGCAGGTGAGCCTGCACTTCCAGACCCGTGGGCATGTGTGTGGCGCGTCAATCATCTCCAACCGCTGGCTCCTGTCTGCCGCCCACTGCTTCAAGACCATCAGCCCTGA aAACCACGTGGCCTCCAACTGGCAGACGTACAGTGGCATGCAGGACCAGTATAAGCAGGATACTGTTCAGAGAAGCTTGGTGAAGACCATTATCACCCACCCAGACTACAACCAGATGACTTATGACTACGACATCGCCCTGCTGGAGCTGAGCCAGCCGCTGGAGTTCACCAACACCATCCACCCCATCTGCCTACCCGCACGCTCCCACCTCTTCCCTGCTGGCATGTCCTGTTGGGTTACAGGCTGGGGCACGCTCCGCGAAGGAG GTGCCATAGCACGGCTGCTGCAGAAGGCGGAGGTGAAGATCATTAACGACACGGTGTGTAACGTGGTCACCGAGGGTCAGGTCACATCCAGGATGCTTTGCTCCGGCTTCCTGTCCGGAGGAGTCGACGCCTGTCAG GGAGACTCGGGGGGTCCCCTGGTGTGCTTCGAAGAAAGTGGGATGTGGTTCCAGGCAGGTATCGTGAGCTGGGGCGAGGGCTGCGCTCGTCGGAACAAGCCCGGCGTCTACTCGCGTGTCACCAAGCTGAGAGACTGGATCCGCAAGAACACGGGGGTTTGA